TTCTGTTTTTTAGGCTCCCGCTTCTCTATGGCAAATGGGGTGTGAAAATGATGTGCTTTCAAAAAGTTAATCTGAAGATTCTTCCACTGCTCTTCAGTCTCTAGCACCTTCATGAATTTCAGTTCTTTGAATAATTTTTCACTGATTTCTGGGTAATCGTTTCTCCCGAGGTAATCTAAATCTGCGTCGCAAATAATTTTCTGAAGTGAATTCTGAGGTGTTTGTGGAATCTTCGTTGCCATAACCAGCCCTTTAACCTCTTGAATATAGTTCTCTGGCATCCCTAGGTTTTTCATCAATTCAGCAGCCATTCCTGAACCTACTTCTTCATGATTCGCAGGACCTTTCAAAAAGCCCATATCATGAACAATTGCTCCTGTTCTTAACAAATACCGTTCTTCTTCGGGAAGATTTAACCTTCGGATATACTGGTCACAAACGTTGAGAACATCCAGCGTATGATCTAAGCCATGATAAGTTAAATAGTCAGGCAAATCTGCCTCTAACTTACTTAAAACTGTTTTTCGAAGAGTAAGGTATCCTTTCATTTATAGGGATAAAAATTTAGCCTTGCAACGCTGTTCTAATGGCATAATACAAAATAAAAACAAACAAAAGACCAATATTAAAAGAAAGATAGCGAATGGATTGGTTTACATTTTTGAATTTCGCTGCTGTGATTTTTGCATTGATATAAACTTGTTCACCTAATTGTTCTAATAAAGGGCCTTTTTTTACACTTACTTGCTCCAGCACTTTTACGTATTCCTTGATCTTACCATAGGAATGAATAATGTCTCCAAAAAAGAAAACACTCTTATCAAACTTATCCTCTATTTGAGGCATAAAACACCTAAAGCTATAATAAATTGAAGTGACGCTAAACAGGAACCAAAAAGCTAAGAAACCATAGATAAAAGGATCATCTACAGCCACCTCAATCAAATGATCAGAAAATTGGAAAAACACATTAATAAGCAATCCATAAAAAGAAAGAACTAGGCCTGCTTTTATTTCAGAAGCCTTAATCAAATCTCTCAAGTAATTAATGAGGTACCAATAATTATCAACGATATCTATTCCTTCATCGATCTCGGGAAGATCTAATTTATCATCTTTCTTTTTGGTCATTTATTTTACGTGGTTAGAAAAAAAATCCCTTTAAATTCAAGATATTCTATGATTTTACCAAATTAAGAGATTCTGATTAAGGGAAAGAAGGTAAAAAAATAAAAGGGCATCCTAGAATGCCCTTTTCATCAATCAAACAAATAAGGATTACTCCCCATCAAATTTTCTATAAACTAATAACAGAAACTCCTGAACAGGCTCTGTTTCTGTTTCCCAGTGTAACTCGTTCACATATCGAGCATTAACTAACTGGATAGCTTCATTAAAGTTATGACATTCATCGATAGATTTCAAGGCGTGAGTCAATAAGTCTGAGTTACCATCAAAAAGTTCTTTGGTAAACATAAACCTCTGATTTATAGCAAGGCTATCGGATAGCTCACCTATCACCCCTTTCATTCCAGGATATGATTCTGTTGCAAATTTTGATTTTAAGGCATTTGCATTCAATCCAGAACCGTTCGAGCTAAAAGAAGAAGTAACGGGTGCTGGAGATTCTTTCAGCTCTGCTTCTACCCTTTCCTCAACTTTTACTTCCTCTTTTTGAATGCTTGTTGGTTGAACTTCATCCATCTGATCAAAAAAGGACCCTTCTGTTGAAGGCTCTTTGGTGCTAGGCTGAGATGCAGGTATTACCTGCTCATCTGATTGACGATAGGCATCCAGATTAAAAGCTTTTACATCTCCTAATGTTGCCAAAAGTAGATTTTCAGACTCCAAAGAATCATTGACCGCTTGATAATTGGCGCTTATTGCACGTAGGTACTCTCCTTTATCATGTCCAAAGCCAGCTTTGTCAATCAAAAAACTTACTACGCGATCATGCCACTTATAGTATTTTTTATTCTCTTTAAGGTACTCATTGATTTTACCTACAGGAGCTTTCTCTATTTCAGATTGGTAATAACCCACTGGGTCAGTTGCCAAAATTATTGCCTGCTGAACGGCCGATTCTATGAGTGGCATAAGATGCTCTTTCTCTACTTTGATCCTTCTCGACAGCACATTCATAAACTGCGTTAAGGCCTCGTGCACTGCAATATCTCTGTAATCGAAGTAAGGATTGCTTTTCAGATTCTCCAATTCTTCCTGCCAAAGTTCGAAAAGTCGCTTAATTACAAAAAAATTAACCTGAGTACTGCTTGTTAACTTGATGATATCCTGGCCTGTAATGTATTGTTTGGATGAAAAATAACCGTCACAAACGATGCCTGCATAGTCACTGGCATATTTTTCTAAATAATTGCTGTTAATTTGATATGTCATTGATACGTTCAGTTTATAAAACACAACGAACAAATGCCCCGAATCGTCATTCAAAATCTATTTAACAAAGAAATATTTTCGAAGGCCCCTGATCGTAAAGTTATCGAATTAATTCATGAAAATGGTATAGATTGGATGCATGCCTGTGGTAAAAAAGGCAGATGCACTACCTGCAAATTCATTTTAGTTAAAGGTGAACAAAATCTAGGCCCTTTCACTGAAGCGGAGGAGAAATTTGCAAATATGGGCAGATTAAAAGCCAATGAACGCTTATCTTGCCAAGCTGAATTGGTATCCGGTGAGATTATTATCCGGGTCGCAGAAGTAAACAAATTCCCTCATTTAGAATATAGCAAGTAAGGTATGTTTATAGAACCTTCAATAGGAAGGAGCAAGTCCTCTGGAGGCAAAGGCCAAATTGAAGTCATCTGTGGATCGATGTTTTCCGGTAAAACTGAGGAATTGATCAGGAGGCTAAATCGGGCTAAGATTGCTCGCCAAAAGGTGGAAATCTTCAAACCTGCGGTGGATAAACGATACAGTGATTCAGATGTAGTATCTCATGATGAAACTATGATCCGTTCCACGCCTGTTGATTTTGCCGGAGATATTCTCTTACTCAGTGGAGATTGCGATGTGATAGGAATCGATGAGGTTCAGTTTTTTGATGAAGAAATCATAACCGTAGTCCAAAAACTATCTAGGCAAGGTAAACGTATCATACTCGCTGGATTAGATATGGATTTTGAAGGCAGGCCTTTTGAACCCATGCCCAGCTTGATGGCAATTGCAGAATTTGTCACCAAAGTCCACGCAATCTGTATGAAATGTGGGGATTTAGCAGCTTTTTCTTTTCGTCTTTCTGATTCTAAAATGAAAGTGATGCTTGGGGAAAAAGAAGCCTATGAAGCTCG
Above is a window of Algoriphagus machipongonensis DNA encoding:
- a CDS encoding thymidine kinase; this encodes MFIEPSIGRSKSSGGKGQIEVICGSMFSGKTEELIRRLNRAKIARQKVEIFKPAVDKRYSDSDVVSHDETMIRSTPVDFAGDILLLSGDCDVIGIDEVQFFDEEIITVVQKLSRQGKRIILAGLDMDFEGRPFEPMPSLMAIAEFVTKVHAICMKCGDLAAFSFRLSDSKMKVMLGEKEAYEARCRKCFFEERRDVT
- a CDS encoding Pycsar system effector family protein, whose amino-acid sequence is MTKKKDDKLDLPEIDEGIDIVDNYWYLINYLRDLIKASEIKAGLVLSFYGLLINVFFQFSDHLIEVAVDDPFIYGFLAFWFLFSVTSIYYSFRCFMPQIEDKFDKSVFFFGDIIHSYGKIKEYVKVLEQVSVKKGPLLEQLGEQVYINAKITAAKFKNVNQSIRYLSFNIGLLFVFILYYAIRTALQG
- a CDS encoding 2Fe-2S iron-sulfur cluster-binding protein, producing MPRIVIQNLFNKEIFSKAPDRKVIELIHENGIDWMHACGKKGRCTTCKFILVKGEQNLGPFTEAEEKFANMGRLKANERLSCQAELVSGEIIIRVAEVNKFPHLEYSK
- a CDS encoding HD domain-containing protein, encoding MKGYLTLRKTVLSKLEADLPDYLTYHGLDHTLDVLNVCDQYIRRLNLPEEERYLLRTGAIVHDMGFLKGPANHEEVGSGMAAELMKNLGMPENYIQEVKGLVMATKIPQTPQNSLQKIICDADLDYLGRNDYPEISEKLFKELKFMKVLETEEQWKNLQINFLKAHHFHTPFAIEKREPKKQKWLKKLLDS